In Nonomuraea sp. NBC_00507, the following are encoded in one genomic region:
- a CDS encoding VOC family protein: MSMTFSHDHVGISVTPEDLDTTLQWYATKLGFVLDQRFESHGTTFVFIVNGDVTIELLAGASNRREAPTRDILTSMDPERLHHFCLAVEDLDATVSQLRDRDVPLIGGPMDVPAIGQRIAFITDNLGNIIELTEPGTLPATITVR, from the coding sequence ATGAGCATGACCTTCTCCCACGACCATGTCGGCATCAGCGTGACGCCCGAGGATCTCGACACCACCCTCCAGTGGTACGCGACCAAGCTCGGTTTCGTCCTTGACCAGCGGTTTGAATCCCACGGAACGACGTTCGTCTTCATCGTCAACGGAGACGTCACGATCGAGCTGCTCGCGGGCGCCTCGAACCGCCGTGAGGCGCCCACCCGCGACATTCTCACGAGCATGGACCCGGAGCGCCTGCACCATTTCTGCCTCGCCGTCGAGGATCTCGACGCGACCGTGTCCCAGTTGCGCGACCGCGACGTGCCGCTGATCGGCGGGCCCATGGACGTGCCCGCGATCGGTCAGCGCATCGCCTTCATCACCGACAACCTGGGCAACATCATCGAGCTCACCGAGCCCGGCACCCTGCCCGCGACGATAACGGTCCGATGA